One Pongo pygmaeus isolate AG05252 chromosome 10, NHGRI_mPonPyg2-v2.0_pri, whole genome shotgun sequence genomic window carries:
- the LOC129009867 gene encoding LOW QUALITY PROTEIN: solute carrier family 26 member 10-like (The sequence of the model RefSeq protein was modified relative to this genomic sequence to represent the inferred CDS: substituted 1 base at 1 genomic stop codon), which translates to MSGIQGTRTYPGAGDTSDLKYPLGTRLREALTEARFHQLFGREEQEPELPAERRFPWLFGLWRLRARACSGTGAWRLLLARLPALHWLPYYRWRAWLLGDAVAGVTVGIVHVPQGMTFALLASVPPVFGLYTSFFPVLIYSLLGTGRHLSTGTFAILSLMTGSAVERLVSEPLVGNLSGIEKEQLDAQRVGVAAAVAFGSGALMLGMFVLQLGVLSTFLSEPVVKALTSGAALHVLVSQLPSLLGLSLPRQIGCFSLFKTLAAVLTALPRSSPAEMTISALSLALLVPVKELNVRFRDRLPVPIPGEVVLVLLASVLCFTSSLDTRYHVQIVGLLPGGFPQPLLPNVAELPRILADSLPIALVTFAVSASLASIYADKYSYTIDSNQELLAHGASNLISSLFSCFPNSATLATTSLLVDAGGKTQLAGLFSCIVVLSVLLWLGPFFYYLPKAVLACINISSMRQMFCQMXELPQLWHISRVDFAVWMVTWVAVVTLSVDLGLAVGVVFSMMTVVCRTRRVQCLALGQAEGTELYRPLKGSHKLLQVPGLCILSYPTPLYFGTRGQFRRNLEWHLGLGEGEKETLKPDGPTVAVAEPVRVVVLDFSGVTFADAAGAREVVQLASRCRDARIGLLLAQASVLGTLTRAGLLDRVTPDQLFVSVQDAAAYALGSLVRGSSTRSGSREALGCGK; encoded by the exons ATGAGCGGGATTCAGGGCACCAGGACCTACCCAGGCGCGGGGGACACCTCTGATCTTAAGTACCCCTTGGGAACCAGGCTCAGGGAAGCTCTCACCGAGGCTCGGTTCCATCAGCTCTTCGGGCGCGAAGAGCAGGAACCGGAGCTACCTGCAGAGCGCCGCTTTCCCTGGCTCTTCGGGCTGTGGAGGCTGCGGGCTCGCGCTTGTTCCGGGACGGGGGCGTGGCGCCTGCTGCTGGCTCGGCTGCCCGCGCTGCACTGGCTGCCCTATTACCGCTGGCGGGCCTGGCTGCTCGGAGATGCGGTGGCCGGAGTGACCGTGGGCATCGTGCACGTGCCCCAGG GCATGACTTTTGCTCTCCTGGCCTCCGTGCCCCCGGTGTTTGGACTCTACACTTCTTTCTTCCCCGTCCTCATCTATAGCTTGCTAGGTACTGGGAGACACCTGTCCACAG GAACTTTCGCCATACTCAGCCTCATGACAGGCTCTGCCGTCGAGCGGCTGGTGTCGGAACCCCTCGTGGGGAACCTGAGCGGAATCGAGAAGGAGCAGCTGGACGCTCAGCGGGTTGGGGTAGCCGCGGCCGTGGCCTTCGGGAGCGGGGCGTTGATG CTGGGGATGTTCGTGCTGCAGCTCGGCGTCTTGTCCACCTTTTTGTCCGAGCCTGTGGTCAAGGCGCTGACCAGCGGGGCCGCGCTGCACGTGCTCGTATCCCAGCTGCCGAGCCTCTTGGGGTTGTCCCTCCCGCGCCAGATCGGCTGCTTCTCTCTCTtcaag ACGCTGGCCGCCGTGCTGACTGCGCTGCCCCGGAGCAGTCCGGCCGAAATGACCATCTCCGCGCTCAGCCTGGCGCTGCTCGTGCCGGTCAAGGAATTGAACGTGAGATTCCGAGACCGGCTACCCGTGCCGATCCCGGGGGAAGTCGTCTTG GTGCTTCTGGCCTCCGTGCTCTGCTTCACCTCTTCTCTGGACACAAGATACCATGTCCAGATAGTGGGGCTGTTGCCTGGAGG ATTTCCCCAACCCCTCCTCCCCAACGTGGCTGAGCTGCCTAGGATTCTGGCTGACTCGCTGCCCATTGCACTGGTTACTTTTGCGGTGTCTGCCTCCCTGGCCTCCATCTATGCAGACAAGTATAGCTACACTATTGACTCCAACCAG gAGCTCCTGGCACATGGTGCCTCCAACCTcatctcctccctcttctcttgCTTTCCCAACTCGGCTACGCTGGCCACCACCAGTCTACTGGTGGATGCTGGTGGGAAAACACAG CTGGCAGGCCTCTTCTCCTGCATAGTGGTCCTGTCGGTGCTGCTGTGGCTGGGGCCCTTCTTTTACTATCTGCCCAAG GCTGTCCTGGCTTGCATCAACATCTCCAGCATGCGCCAGATGTTCTGCCAGATGTAGGAACTTCCACAACTATGGCACATCAGCCGAGTGGACTTT GCTGTGTGGATGGTCACCTGGGTGGCTGTAGTGACCCTGAGTGTGGATTTGGGCCTGGCTGTGGGTGTGGTCTTCTCCATGATGACTGTGGTCTGCCGCACCCGGAG ggtgcagtgcctggcacttggACAGGCTGAGGGGACAGAGCTCTACAGACCACTCAAAGGAAGCCACAAG CTCCTCCAGGTCCCGGGGCTCTGCATCCTGAGCTATCCAACACCACTGTACTTTGGGACCCGTGGGCAGTTTCGCCGCAACCTAGAGTGGCACCTGGGGCTCGGAGAAGGAGAAAAG GAGACTTTAAAGCCAGATGGCCCAACGGTTGCAG TTGCTGAGCCTGTCAGGGTGGTGGTCCTAGACTTCAGTGGTGTCACCTTTGCAGATGCTGCTGGGGCCAGAGAAGTGGTGCAG CTGGCCAGCCGATGTCGAGATGCTAGGATCGGCCTCCTCCTGGCTCAGG CCTCGGTGCTGGGGACACTGACCCGGGCAGGACTCCTGGACAGGGTGACCCCAGATCAGCTGTTTGTGAGTGTGCAGGATGCAGCTGCTTATGCCCTGGGGAGCCTGGTAAGGGGCAGTAGCACCAGGAGCGGGAGCCGGGAGGCACTGGGCTGCGGCAAGTGA
- the B4GALNT1 gene encoding beta-1,4 N-acetylgalactosaminyltransferase 1 isoform X2: MWLGRRALCALVLLLACASLGLLYASTRDAPGLRAPLAPWAPPQSPRRPELPDLAPEPRYAHIPVRIKEQVVGLLAWNNCSCESSGGGLPLPFQKQVRAIDLTKAFDPGELRAASATREQAFQAFLSRSQSPADQLLIAPANSPLQYPLQGVEVQPLRSILVPGLSLQAASGQEVYQVNLTASLGTWDVAGEVTGVTLTGEGQADLTLISPGLDQLNRQLQLVTYSSRSYQTNTADTVRFSTEGHEAAFTIRIRHPPNPRLYPPGSLPQGAQYNISALVTIATKTFLRYDRLRALITSIRRFYPTVTVVIADDSDKPERVSGPYVEHYLMPFGKGWFAGRNLAVSQVTTKYVLWVDDDFVFTARTRLERLVDVLERTPLDLVGGAVREISGFATTYRQLLSVEPGAPGLGNCLRQRRGFHHELIGFPGCVVTDGVVNFFLARTDKVREVGFDPRLSRVAHLEFFLDGLGSLRVGSCSDVVVDHASKLKLPWTSRDAGAATYARYRYPGSLDESQMAKHRLLFFKHRLQCMTSQ, encoded by the exons ATGTGGCTGGGCCGCCGGGCCCTGTGCGCTCTGGTCCTTCTGCTCGCCTGCGCCTCGCTGGGGCTTCTGTACGCGAGCACCCGGGACGCGCCCGGCCTCCGGGCACCTCTTGCGCCGTGGGCGCCCCCGCAAAGCCCCCGCAGGCCCGAGCTGCCAGATCTTGCTCCTGAGCCCCGCTACGCACACATCCCGGTCAGGATCAAGGAGCAAGTAGTGGG GCTGCTGGCTTGGAACAACTGCAGTTGTGAGTCCAGTGGGGGgggcctccccctccccttccagaAACAAGTCCGAGCTATTGACCTCACCAAGGCCTTTGACCCTGGAGAGCTGAGGGCTGCCTCTGCCACAAGAGAGCAGGCGTTCCAGGCCTTTCTGTCGAG GAGCCAGTCCCCAGCTGACCAGCTGCTCATAGCCCCTGCCAACTCCCCGCTCCAGTACCCCCTACAGGGTGTGGAAGTTCAGCCCCTCAGGAGCATCTTGGTGCCAG GGCTGAGCCTTCAGGCAGCTTCTGGTCAGGAGGTATACCAG GTGAACCTGACTGCCTCCCTAGGCACCTGGGACGTGGCAGGGGAAGTGACTGGAGTTACTCTCACTGGAGAGGGGCAGGCAGATCTCACCCTTATCAGCCCAGGGCTGGACCAACTCAACAGGCAACTACAACTAGTCACTTACAGCAGCCGAAGTTACCAGACCAACACAGCAGACACAG TCCGGTTCTCCACCGAGGGACATGAGGCTGCTTTCACTATCCGCATAAGACACCCGCCCAACCCTCGGCTGTACCCACCTGGGTCTCTACCCCAGGGAG CCCAGTACAACATCAGTGCTCTAGTCACGATTGCCACCAAGACCTTCCTCCGTTATGATCGGCTACGGGCTCTCATCACCAGTATCCGCCGCTTCTACCCAACGGTTACCGTGGTCATCGCTGACGACAGCGACAAGCCAGAGCGCGTTAGTGGCCCCTACGTGGAACACTATCTCATGCCCTTCGGCAAG GGCTGGTTCGCAGGCCGGAACCTGGCCGTGTCCCAAGTAACCACCAAGTACGTGCTGTGGGTGGACGACGACTTCGTCTTCACGGCGCGGACGCGGCTGGAGAGGCTTGTGGACGTGCTGGAGCGGACGCCGCTGGACCTG GTGGGGGGCGCGGTGCGCGAGATCTCCGGCTTTGCCACCACTTACCGGCAGCTGCTGAGCGTGGAGCCCGGCGCCCCAGGCCTCGGGAACTGCCTCCGACAAAGGCGCGGCTTCCACCACGAGCTCATCGGCTTCCCAGGCTGCGTGGTCACCGACGGCGTGGTTAACTTCTTCCTGGCGCGGACTGACAAGGTGCGCGAGGTCGGTTTCGACCCCCGCCTCAGCCGCGTGGCTCATCTGG aATTCTTCTTGGATGGGCTTGGTTCCCTTCGGGTTGGCTCCTGCTCCGACGTCGTGGTGGATCATGCATCCAAATTGAAGCTGCCTTGGACATCAAGGGATGCCGGGGCAGCGACTTATGCCCGGTACCGTTACCCAGGATCACTGGACGAGAGCCAGATGGCCAAACACCGGCTGCTCTTCTTCAAACACCGGCTGCAGTGCATGACTTCCCAGTGA
- the B4GALNT1 gene encoding beta-1,4 N-acetylgalactosaminyltransferase 1 isoform X1 has translation MQERARRKEAGRPWGLGSEGRGTGKTAAGSANPSAMCGVKRALGSRQEPRRTRGPRAPSLALPSSLPFSLPTLPPPRMWLGRRALCALVLLLACASLGLLYASTRDAPGLRAPLAPWAPPQSPRRPELPDLAPEPRYAHIPVRIKEQVVGSQSPADQLLIAPANSPLQYPLQGVEVQPLRSILVPGLSLQAASGQEVYQVNLTASLGTWDVAGEVTGVTLTGEGQADLTLISPGLDQLNRQLQLVTYSSRSYQTNTADTVRFSTEGHEAAFTIRIRHPPNPRLYPPGSLPQGAQYNISALVTIATKTFLRYDRLRALITSIRRFYPTVTVVIADDSDKPERVSGPYVEHYLMPFGKGWFAGRNLAVSQVTTKYVLWVDDDFVFTARTRLERLVDVLERTPLDLVGGAVREISGFATTYRQLLSVEPGAPGLGNCLRQRRGFHHELIGFPGCVVTDGVVNFFLARTDKVREVGFDPRLSRVAHLEFFLDGLGSLRVGSCSDVVVDHASKLKLPWTSRDAGAATYARYRYPGSLDESQMAKHRLLFFKHRLQCMTSQ, from the exons ATGCAGGAGAGGGCGAGAAGAAAGGAGGCCGGGAGACCTTGGGGCCTGGGAAGTGAGGGGAGGGGTACCGGGAAAACCGCGGCTGGCAGTGCAAACCCTAGCGCGATGTGTGGAGTGAAGAGGGCTCTTGGGAGCCGGCAGGAGCCTCGGAGGACGCGGGGGCCAAGGGCCCCATCCCTtgccctcccttcttccctccctttctcactccccaccctacccccaccTAGGATGTGGCTGGGCCGCCGGGCCCTGTGCGCTCTGGTCCTTCTGCTCGCCTGCGCCTCGCTGGGGCTTCTGTACGCGAGCACCCGGGACGCGCCCGGCCTCCGGGCACCTCTTGCGCCGTGGGCGCCCCCGCAAAGCCCCCGCAGGCCCGAGCTGCCAGATCTTGCTCCTGAGCCCCGCTACGCACACATCCCGGTCAGGATCAAGGAGCAAGTAGTGGG GAGCCAGTCCCCAGCTGACCAGCTGCTCATAGCCCCTGCCAACTCCCCGCTCCAGTACCCCCTACAGGGTGTGGAAGTTCAGCCCCTCAGGAGCATCTTGGTGCCAG GGCTGAGCCTTCAGGCAGCTTCTGGTCAGGAGGTATACCAG GTGAACCTGACTGCCTCCCTAGGCACCTGGGACGTGGCAGGGGAAGTGACTGGAGTTACTCTCACTGGAGAGGGGCAGGCAGATCTCACCCTTATCAGCCCAGGGCTGGACCAACTCAACAGGCAACTACAACTAGTCACTTACAGCAGCCGAAGTTACCAGACCAACACAGCAGACACAG TCCGGTTCTCCACCGAGGGACATGAGGCTGCTTTCACTATCCGCATAAGACACCCGCCCAACCCTCGGCTGTACCCACCTGGGTCTCTACCCCAGGGAG CCCAGTACAACATCAGTGCTCTAGTCACGATTGCCACCAAGACCTTCCTCCGTTATGATCGGCTACGGGCTCTCATCACCAGTATCCGCCGCTTCTACCCAACGGTTACCGTGGTCATCGCTGACGACAGCGACAAGCCAGAGCGCGTTAGTGGCCCCTACGTGGAACACTATCTCATGCCCTTCGGCAAG GGCTGGTTCGCAGGCCGGAACCTGGCCGTGTCCCAAGTAACCACCAAGTACGTGCTGTGGGTGGACGACGACTTCGTCTTCACGGCGCGGACGCGGCTGGAGAGGCTTGTGGACGTGCTGGAGCGGACGCCGCTGGACCTG GTGGGGGGCGCGGTGCGCGAGATCTCCGGCTTTGCCACCACTTACCGGCAGCTGCTGAGCGTGGAGCCCGGCGCCCCAGGCCTCGGGAACTGCCTCCGACAAAGGCGCGGCTTCCACCACGAGCTCATCGGCTTCCCAGGCTGCGTGGTCACCGACGGCGTGGTTAACTTCTTCCTGGCGCGGACTGACAAGGTGCGCGAGGTCGGTTTCGACCCCCGCCTCAGCCGCGTGGCTCATCTGG aATTCTTCTTGGATGGGCTTGGTTCCCTTCGGGTTGGCTCCTGCTCCGACGTCGTGGTGGATCATGCATCCAAATTGAAGCTGCCTTGGACATCAAGGGATGCCGGGGCAGCGACTTATGCCCGGTACCGTTACCCAGGATCACTGGACGAGAGCCAGATGGCCAAACACCGGCTGCTCTTCTTCAAACACCGGCTGCAGTGCATGACTTCCCAGTGA
- the B4GALNT1 gene encoding beta-1,4 N-acetylgalactosaminyltransferase 1 isoform X3, whose translation MWLGRRALCALVLLLACASLGLLYASTRDAPGLRAPLAPWAPPQSPRRPELPDLAPEPRYAHIPVRIKEQVVGLLAWNNCSCESSGGGLPLPFQKQVRAIDLTKAFDPGELRAASATREQAFQAFLSRSQSPADQLLIAPANSPLQYPLQGVEVQPLRSILVPGLSLQAASGQEVYQVNLTASLGTWDVAGEVTGVTLTGEGQADLTLISPGLDQLNRQLQLVTYSSRSYQTNTADTAQYNISALVTIATKTFLRYDRLRALITSIRRFYPTVTVVIADDSDKPERVSGPYVEHYLMPFGKGWFAGRNLAVSQVTTKYVLWVDDDFVFTARTRLERLVDVLERTPLDLVGGAVREISGFATTYRQLLSVEPGAPGLGNCLRQRRGFHHELIGFPGCVVTDGVVNFFLARTDKVREVGFDPRLSRVAHLEFFLDGLGSLRVGSCSDVVVDHASKLKLPWTSRDAGAATYARYRYPGSLDESQMAKHRLLFFKHRLQCMTSQ comes from the exons ATGTGGCTGGGCCGCCGGGCCCTGTGCGCTCTGGTCCTTCTGCTCGCCTGCGCCTCGCTGGGGCTTCTGTACGCGAGCACCCGGGACGCGCCCGGCCTCCGGGCACCTCTTGCGCCGTGGGCGCCCCCGCAAAGCCCCCGCAGGCCCGAGCTGCCAGATCTTGCTCCTGAGCCCCGCTACGCACACATCCCGGTCAGGATCAAGGAGCAAGTAGTGGG GCTGCTGGCTTGGAACAACTGCAGTTGTGAGTCCAGTGGGGGgggcctccccctccccttccagaAACAAGTCCGAGCTATTGACCTCACCAAGGCCTTTGACCCTGGAGAGCTGAGGGCTGCCTCTGCCACAAGAGAGCAGGCGTTCCAGGCCTTTCTGTCGAG GAGCCAGTCCCCAGCTGACCAGCTGCTCATAGCCCCTGCCAACTCCCCGCTCCAGTACCCCCTACAGGGTGTGGAAGTTCAGCCCCTCAGGAGCATCTTGGTGCCAG GGCTGAGCCTTCAGGCAGCTTCTGGTCAGGAGGTATACCAG GTGAACCTGACTGCCTCCCTAGGCACCTGGGACGTGGCAGGGGAAGTGACTGGAGTTACTCTCACTGGAGAGGGGCAGGCAGATCTCACCCTTATCAGCCCAGGGCTGGACCAACTCAACAGGCAACTACAACTAGTCACTTACAGCAGCCGAAGTTACCAGACCAACACAGCAGACACAG CCCAGTACAACATCAGTGCTCTAGTCACGATTGCCACCAAGACCTTCCTCCGTTATGATCGGCTACGGGCTCTCATCACCAGTATCCGCCGCTTCTACCCAACGGTTACCGTGGTCATCGCTGACGACAGCGACAAGCCAGAGCGCGTTAGTGGCCCCTACGTGGAACACTATCTCATGCCCTTCGGCAAG GGCTGGTTCGCAGGCCGGAACCTGGCCGTGTCCCAAGTAACCACCAAGTACGTGCTGTGGGTGGACGACGACTTCGTCTTCACGGCGCGGACGCGGCTGGAGAGGCTTGTGGACGTGCTGGAGCGGACGCCGCTGGACCTG GTGGGGGGCGCGGTGCGCGAGATCTCCGGCTTTGCCACCACTTACCGGCAGCTGCTGAGCGTGGAGCCCGGCGCCCCAGGCCTCGGGAACTGCCTCCGACAAAGGCGCGGCTTCCACCACGAGCTCATCGGCTTCCCAGGCTGCGTGGTCACCGACGGCGTGGTTAACTTCTTCCTGGCGCGGACTGACAAGGTGCGCGAGGTCGGTTTCGACCCCCGCCTCAGCCGCGTGGCTCATCTGG aATTCTTCTTGGATGGGCTTGGTTCCCTTCGGGTTGGCTCCTGCTCCGACGTCGTGGTGGATCATGCATCCAAATTGAAGCTGCCTTGGACATCAAGGGATGCCGGGGCAGCGACTTATGCCCGGTACCGTTACCCAGGATCACTGGACGAGAGCCAGATGGCCAAACACCGGCTGCTCTTCTTCAAACACCGGCTGCAGTGCATGACTTCCCAGTGA
- the B4GALNT1 gene encoding beta-1,4 N-acetylgalactosaminyltransferase 1 isoform X4, with the protein MWLGRRALCALVLLLACASLGLLYASTRDAPGLRAPLAPWAPPQSPRRPELPDLAPEPRYAHIPVRIKEQVVGSQSPADQLLIAPANSPLQYPLQGVEVQPLRSILVPGLSLQAASGQEVYQVNLTASLGTWDVAGEVTGVTLTGEGQADLTLISPGLDQLNRQLQLVTYSSRSYQTNTADTVRFSTEGHEAAFTIRIRHPPNPRLYPPGSLPQGAQYNISALVTIATKTFLRYDRLRALITSIRRFYPTVTVVIADDSDKPERVSGPYVEHYLMPFGKGWFAGRNLAVSQVTTKYVLWVDDDFVFTARTRLERLVDVLERTPLDLVGGAVREISGFATTYRQLLSVEPGAPGLGNCLRQRRGFHHELIGFPGCVVTDGVVNFFLARTDKVREVGFDPRLSRVAHLEFFLDGLGSLRVGSCSDVVVDHASKLKLPWTSRDAGAATYARYRYPGSLDESQMAKHRLLFFKHRLQCMTSQ; encoded by the exons ATGTGGCTGGGCCGCCGGGCCCTGTGCGCTCTGGTCCTTCTGCTCGCCTGCGCCTCGCTGGGGCTTCTGTACGCGAGCACCCGGGACGCGCCCGGCCTCCGGGCACCTCTTGCGCCGTGGGCGCCCCCGCAAAGCCCCCGCAGGCCCGAGCTGCCAGATCTTGCTCCTGAGCCCCGCTACGCACACATCCCGGTCAGGATCAAGGAGCAAGTAGTGGG GAGCCAGTCCCCAGCTGACCAGCTGCTCATAGCCCCTGCCAACTCCCCGCTCCAGTACCCCCTACAGGGTGTGGAAGTTCAGCCCCTCAGGAGCATCTTGGTGCCAG GGCTGAGCCTTCAGGCAGCTTCTGGTCAGGAGGTATACCAG GTGAACCTGACTGCCTCCCTAGGCACCTGGGACGTGGCAGGGGAAGTGACTGGAGTTACTCTCACTGGAGAGGGGCAGGCAGATCTCACCCTTATCAGCCCAGGGCTGGACCAACTCAACAGGCAACTACAACTAGTCACTTACAGCAGCCGAAGTTACCAGACCAACACAGCAGACACAG TCCGGTTCTCCACCGAGGGACATGAGGCTGCTTTCACTATCCGCATAAGACACCCGCCCAACCCTCGGCTGTACCCACCTGGGTCTCTACCCCAGGGAG CCCAGTACAACATCAGTGCTCTAGTCACGATTGCCACCAAGACCTTCCTCCGTTATGATCGGCTACGGGCTCTCATCACCAGTATCCGCCGCTTCTACCCAACGGTTACCGTGGTCATCGCTGACGACAGCGACAAGCCAGAGCGCGTTAGTGGCCCCTACGTGGAACACTATCTCATGCCCTTCGGCAAG GGCTGGTTCGCAGGCCGGAACCTGGCCGTGTCCCAAGTAACCACCAAGTACGTGCTGTGGGTGGACGACGACTTCGTCTTCACGGCGCGGACGCGGCTGGAGAGGCTTGTGGACGTGCTGGAGCGGACGCCGCTGGACCTG GTGGGGGGCGCGGTGCGCGAGATCTCCGGCTTTGCCACCACTTACCGGCAGCTGCTGAGCGTGGAGCCCGGCGCCCCAGGCCTCGGGAACTGCCTCCGACAAAGGCGCGGCTTCCACCACGAGCTCATCGGCTTCCCAGGCTGCGTGGTCACCGACGGCGTGGTTAACTTCTTCCTGGCGCGGACTGACAAGGTGCGCGAGGTCGGTTTCGACCCCCGCCTCAGCCGCGTGGCTCATCTGG aATTCTTCTTGGATGGGCTTGGTTCCCTTCGGGTTGGCTCCTGCTCCGACGTCGTGGTGGATCATGCATCCAAATTGAAGCTGCCTTGGACATCAAGGGATGCCGGGGCAGCGACTTATGCCCGGTACCGTTACCCAGGATCACTGGACGAGAGCCAGATGGCCAAACACCGGCTGCTCTTCTTCAAACACCGGCTGCAGTGCATGACTTCCCAGTGA